In Solenopsis invicta isolate M01_SB chromosome 1, UNIL_Sinv_3.0, whole genome shotgun sequence, one genomic interval encodes:
- the LOC120358680 gene encoding uncharacterized protein LOC120358680: MAKRKTDSSCTNSESCKTSNSCKFVEKQLLLPTIYKLNLSFGKKVIIGFEEDEQSGDLYPAARLIGKDFIGVSFKTNAWYNFQKDFNTISEYFDTTDDVAEKMRDQQFIKEDFLLLFTISYGQRSIIIEGLQNYCREELDIQNRQDAAKKRRKFNPWAIIIQKNTFDNLKEICVCINERLKKLEAITECVNYCKDILIKRINIEVSKNDFKMDLHSVTHFIKTVRSILEKQICNEVNIKYPIFAEQEFHIIFLELTTIYRTYTAQKVINAAINTSVLE; encoded by the exons ATGGCAAAACGAAAAACGGATAGCAGCTGTACCAATTCCGAATCATGTAAAACAAGTAATTCGTGCAAATTTGTAGAGAAACAACTTCTTCTacctacaatatataaattaaatctttcttttgGTAAGAAAGTAATTATCGGATTTGAAGAGGATGAACAAAGTGGCGATTTATATCCAGCGGCTCGTTTAAtcggaaaagattttattggcgTGTCATTTAAAACAAATGCCTGGTATAATTTCCAGAAAGATTTTAACACTATATCCGAATATTTTGATACGACTGATGACGTGGCTGAGAAAATGCGTGATcagcaatttataaaagaagatttcTTACTACTATTCACAATTTCATATGGTCAACGATCTATAATTATTGAGGGTTTGCAAAACTACTGCAGGGAAGAGCTTGATATACAAAATCGTCAAGACGCtgcaaaaaagagaagaaaatttaaccCCTGGGCAATAATAATCCAAAAAAACacttttgataatcttaaagaaATATGTGTATGCATTAATGAACGCTTGAAAAAACTTGAAGCAATCACTGAATGCgtcaattattgtaaagatattttaatcaagcGGATAAATATAGAAgtgtcaaaaaatgattttaaaatggatttacATTCCGTAacgcattttattaaaactgtacgtagtattcttgaaaaacagatttgtaacgaagtaaatataaaatatccgaTATTTGCCGAGCAAGAATTCCACATTATTTTTCTCGAGCTAACAACGATATACAGAACTTACACCGCCCAAAAAGTTATCAA tGCTGCGATCAATACATCGGTTTTAGAGTAA
- the LOC120358873 gene encoding uncharacterized protein LOC120358873, with protein sequence MAFLHSHSCECLKSELELFTVPPTQATIENSQWLHYKPISSLTDDSPIEFVIPGQGEEYIDLPHTMLCISVQIRPTVFKETPKKEETSGAVDKLVGLVNNFMHSLFNQVDVFFNQKLVTPPNNADTGSEIAQPSILNAGFLKRCSLTANAKKIDLMVHLHCDVFNQERFLINGVEMRLRMVRSRDAFCLMDQTERGFEVHILDATLLVRRSKISPEYGLLDSTSLLSLTSPSSPPAPSFSTTWCNRNNHHNIKEEEEEDISPVNSWWL encoded by the exons ATGGCCTTTTTACACTCTCATTCGTGCGAGTGTCTCAAATCAGAATTGGAATTATTCACCGTCCCACCAACGCAAGCAACAATTGAAAACTCGCAATGGTTACATTACAAACCAATATCGTCGTTAACCGATGATTCACCTATAGAATTTGTTATACCAGGCCAGGGGGAAGAATACATCGACTTACCACATACCATGTTATGTATCAGTGTTCAAATAAGACCGACCGTTTTCAAAGAAACTCCAAAAAAAGAAGAGACTTCAGGTGCTGTTGATAAGCTAGTAGGACTCgtcaataattttatgcattCGTTATTCAATCAGGTAGATgtgtttttcaatcaaaaacttGTAACACCCCCAAATAATGC CGATACGGGTAGTGAAATAGCGCAACCATCCATCTTAAACGCCGGTTTTCTAAAACGGTGTTCGTTAACAGCTAATGCTAAGAAAATTGACCTTATGGTTCATTTACATTGCGATGTTTTCAATCAAGAAAGGTTTCTGATAAACGGCGTAGAAATGCGTTTGCGGATGGTGCGATCAAGAGACGCTTTCTGCCTTATGGATCAAACCGAACGAGGTTTCGAAGTTCATATACTCGATGCTACGCTACTTGTCAGACGTTCAAAAATTTCACCAG AATACGGTCTTTTGGATTctacatcattattatcattgacATCACCGTCATCACCACCCGCACCATCGTTTTCTACGACTTGGTGTAATCGTAATAATCATCATAAtatcaaagaagaagaagaagaagatatcTCTCCAGTCAATTCTTGGTGGTTATGA
- the LOC113005997 gene encoding uncharacterized protein LOC113005997 isoform X1, translating into MQVGCGRSTAVEVGEKEESHEIRREGVVDVDPIEERDALQHAQNEVGDPITFNISNENQRYFQRFDAYGREITLVICQAPEATDPLMWLDKVLVEIHAYLTNSSDPDDYIGVTFTADTFSLGPVWLSFRYVRDFQYIDLWALVSRAAQSNTNFCINDSCTITCCVIRGVNGCSRRKLTHDNVAKRSILTITNTDNLCLPRSLVTALAYAERGEIRSGELHRYWMAIRLARGKLQKEKALELVRNAKIDIPPNGCSISELEYFQKYLANAGVAIVVYEVETLGHGGEPLYDGTAFVINSFTSVVHTLRVLYYRRLHHFEPILNLRAAVGSRGFCVFCNVAYTRIRDHKCSRKCNRCTGQPPCIITANPRIKCNSCKRSFYNNDCFQQHLKNPYDDTNKKKKIKKVFAIH; encoded by the coding sequence ATGCAAGTGGGGTGTGGTCGCTCTACTGCTGTAGAAGTGGGGGAAAAAGAAGAGTCGCACGAGATTAGGAGAGAAGGCGTTGTAGATGTGGATCCTATTGAAGAAAGAGACGCGTTACAACATGCTCAAAATGAAGTCGGAGAcccaataacatttaatatatcgaACGAGAACCAACGCTATTTCCAACGGTTTGATGCGTACGGTCGTGAAATAACGCTCGTTATTTGTCAGGCTCCAGAGGCTACCGATCCATTAATGTGGCTGGATAAAGTACTTGTAGAAATACACGCATATCTTACAAATTCGAGTGATCCTGACGATTACATAGGTGTAACATTTACAGCCGATACTTTTTCACTTGGTCCAGTGTGGTTATCTTTCCGTTATGTACGCGATTTTCAATATATAGACTTATGGGCACTAGTGAGCCGAGCCGCACAAagcaatacaaatttttgtattaacgaTAGTTGTACGATAACATGTTGTGTAATACGTGGAGTAAACGGATGTTCGCGAAGAAAATTAACCCATGATAATGTGGCAAAACGGTCGATATTAACGATAACAAACACTGATAATTTATGCCTCCCACGTTCATTAGTAACAGCTTTGGCATATGCAGAACGCGGTGAAATTCGTTCGGGTGAGTTACATCGTTATTGGATGGCTATACGTTTGGCTAGGGGTAaactacaaaaagaaaaggcGCTCGAGCTTGTAAGAAATGCTAAAATAGATATACCGCCTAATGGTTGCTCTATATCGGAGTTagagtattttcaaaaatatttagcaaacGCGGGTGTAGCTATAGTTGTATACGAGGTTGAAACGCTAGGGCATGGTGGAGAGCCTTTATATGATGGGACGgcttttgtaataaattcattCACCAGCGTCGTACATACTCTGCGTGTTCTATATTATCGAAGATTACACCATTTTGAGCCGATTCTAAATTTACGTGCCGCTGTAGGAAGTAGGGGTTTTTGCGTGTTTTGCAATGTAGCGTATACTAGAATAAGGGATCATAAATGTTCGCGCAAATGTAATCGTTGTACGGGCCAACCACCGTGTATAATAACCGCAAATCCCCgtattaaatgtaattcttGTAAACGCTCTTTTTATAACAACGATTGTTTTcaacaacatttaaaaaacccATACGACgacacaaataagaaaaaaaaaataaaaaaagtgtttgcgatacattaa
- the LOC113005997 gene encoding uncharacterized protein LOC113005997 isoform X2, producing MLANDEDDTFLIECIEQFENCIPTTSPNNNELIGENSITDNTANTADITDNTGTINEENKHDINNDRDNSNEFLMEGGGWLWQEFQKLPQPTALETIQSGYVNEKPFDAVQDVGLINNAVCADNNNEFPRFSQELSLEMERGVDAIQSISMVRPVTITDKSLEMVQNDDDDIQVTSLVESATITDEVTDTNNGSVPVSHTTEVVNSFKHLED from the exons ATGCTAGCGAATGACGAGGACGATACATTTCTAATTGAGTGTATCGAGCAATTTGAAAACTGTATTCCAACCACGAGCCCTAACAATAACGAATTAATCGGTGAAAATAGCATCACTGATAACACTGCTAACACTGCAGATATTACGGATAATACTGGTACGATTAATGAAGAAAACAAACACGATATAAATAATGATCGTGACAActctaatgaatttttaatggaGGGTGGAGGATGGCTGTGGCAGGAATTTCAAAAACTTCCTCAACCAACGGCGTTAGAAACGATACAGAGTGGTTACGTTAATGAAAAACCATTTGACGCTGTACAAGATGTCGGCTTAATTAATAACGCCGTTTGCgctgataataataatg AGTTTCCGCGGTTTTCTCAGGAACTATCGTTGGAAATGGAACGGGGCGTTGATGCTATACAGAGTATCTCTATGGTTAGACCCGTGACAATAACAGACAAATCGTTGGAAATGGTGCAgaacgatgatgatgatataCAAGTCACCTCTTTAGTAGAGTCTGCGACAATAACAGACGAGGTCACCGATACTAATAACG GGTCTGTACCTGTGAGTCATACGACGGAGGTCGTAAACTCGTTTAAACACCTTGAAGATTAA
- the LOC113003708 gene encoding uncharacterized protein LOC113003708, producing the protein MNTHQLRAALQNIPCDTIGVYASDEIPAVWSKPAAIIANTDDHTKPGTHWVAMYVGKDGIGHYFDSYGLPPIIPQHLKRLRRNCKLILYNPQQFQSNTSDVCGQFCVMFAHLMCTGDDGFYMPHHAVIKATSDTTRVRVVFDASAKSEIGMSLNDLLLIGPTIQDNLFAHLIRFRIFKIVLNADIEKMYRQIWLHEDDQRYQRVLWRYNNEIRTFQLNTITFGVASSPFLAIRTVHKLADDDGDRFPDAARLLKTHLYVDDLLTGTDTVEEARRLRDEVIALLARGDFNIHQWASNDRRVIEDLNPVAINSNLDFDKTNSLKMLGVAWDARNDALHYSVRKINHVERFTKRMVVAEIAKMFDPLGVIGPVTLFAKRIMQDLWKSKIGWDEHIPPSIQSTWTEFMSQLEIINDLSINRAVVIPEHNDIQIHGFCDASKVGYGACLYIRSKNQNDRVHCRLLCAKNRVASLKSVTIPRLELCGALLLAKLYGEVRKAAELNPDKVILWSDSMITLHWIRTSPHSLKTYVSHRVAQIQEITEPQIWRHVNSKDNPADALSRGQMPGALLNNQHWFSGPSWLIKNENEWPQDCMKPIEIPEMKGNKCLSTDISNKDILQKYSSYTKTLRIVALCLRFRRKNAYQGPLCAQEIEEAEIRIMKIVQAFRFASELKKLTNKQTANKKIASLDPFIDQHGLIRVGGRLRKSNLTFAQKHPILIPNNHFLTDLIIKETHERYFHSGIQTTLYTIRQKFWLLDGRNQVRKIVRSCIRCFRFNANAIRYKMGDLPKSRVTEAIPFANTGVDFCGPFYIKEKKYRNRNRIKTYVCVFVCMVVKAVHLEVVSDLTTEGFLAALRRFVSRRGIPTHIFSDNGTNFIGASNHLRELYILFNSDEHKDRVNRFAIDHRITWHFIPPIAPHFGGLWESTVKLFKHHYKRVVGDLLFTFEELNTFTTEIEGILNSRPISNLSSDPNDPIILSPAHCMIGKPIMNMPEHDYSSVPAARLSTWQHLSKVRQDFWTRWSQEYLSELQMRHKWNKEEKNIEVGTIVLLKEKNLPCSQWAMGRITEIHPGEDGVVRAATIKTSAGILKRTTKCLCPLPLEQ; encoded by the exons ATGAACACCCACCAATTACGGGCAGCTCTACAAAATATACCGTGCGATACCATAGGCGTTTACGCCTCTGACGAGATACCAGCTGTATGGAGTAAACCCGCGGCTATTATTGCTAATACCGATGATCATACAAAACCCGGGACACACTGGGTCGCTATGTACGTCGGAAAGGACGGCATCGGACACTATTTCGACAGCTATGGGTTGCCACCCATCATCCCTCAACATCTCAAACGACTTAGAAGAAACTGCAAACTCATACTCTACAACCCTCAACAATTTCAAAGCAACACTTCTGACGTGTGTGGACAATTTTGTGTCATGTTTGCGCATCTTATGTGTACTGG TGACGACGGATTTTACATGCCGCATCATGCGGTAATAAAGGCGACGAGTGACACCACACGAGTCCGCGTAGTTTTTGACGCATCCGCAAAATCAGAGATCGGTATGTCATTGAACGATCTGTTATTGATCGGGCCCACGATACAAGATAACTTATTTGCACATTTAATTCGATTTCGCATATTTAAAATCGTACTCAACGCCGATATAGAAAAAATGTACCGACAAATATGGCTACACGAGGACGATCAAAGATATCAACGCGTATTGTGGCGCTATAACAATGAAATCCGTACCTTCCAACTTAATACCATTACATTCGGAGTAGCATCATCGCCATTTCTTGCCATCCGTACGGTTCACAAGTTAGCGGACGACGACGGTGATAGGTTTCCCGACGCGGCACGATTACTCAAAACGCACTTGTACGTCGATGACTTGCTCACCGGAACGGATACCGTCGAAGAAGCGCGCAGATTACGAGACGAAGTAATCGCGTTACTTGCTCGGGGTGACTTTAACATACATCAATGGGCCTCCAACGACAGGCGCGTCATCGAAGATCTAAATCCCGTCGCTATAAATTCGAATCTTGACTTTGACAAAACCAACTCTCTGAAAATGCTAGGAGTAGCGTGGGATGCGCGGAACGACGCGTTACATTATTCGGTTCGCAAAATCAACCACGTCGAAAGGTTCACAAAGCGAATGGTCGTCGCGGAGATAGCTAAGATGTTTGACCCATTAGGCGTGATAGGACCGGTGACATTGTTTGCCAAAAGAATAATGCAAGATTTATGGAAATCTAAGATAGGATGGGACGAACACATACCCCCTAGCATACAATCTACGTGGACGGAATTTATGTCACAGTTAGAGATTATCAACGATCTATCTATCAATCGCGCGGTAGTAATTCCCGAACATAATGACATCCAAATTCACGGGTTTTGCGACGCGAGCAAGGTAGGGTATGGCGCGTGTCTCTATATACGTTCCAAAAATCAAAATGATAGAGTACATTGCCGTCTATTATGCGCCAAAAATAGAGTCGCCTCATTAAAATCCGTGACGATACCGCGCCTTGAACTATGCGGAGCGCTTTTACTAGCCAAATTATACGGCGAGGTACGTAAGGCGGCGGAACTTAACCcagataaagttatattatggAGCGATTCAATGATCACCCTACATTGGATAAGAACGTCACCTCATAGTTTGAAAACATACGTATCCCATCGCGTTGCTCAAATCCAGGAAATCACGGAGCCTCAAATTTGGCGACACGTCAATTCAAAGGACAATCCGGCCGACGCCCTTTCGCGAGGTCAGATGCCGGGTGCTCTACTAAATAATCAGCATTGGTTCTCGGGTCCGTCGTGGTTAATAAAGAACGAAAATGAATGGCCTCAGGACTGTATGAAACCGATTGAAATACCGGAAATGAAGGGGAATAAGTGTTTAAGCACTGATATTAGTAACAAagacattttacaaaaatactcCTCGTACACTAAAACGTTACGAATTGTAGCGCTATGTTTACGTTTTCGACGAAAAAACGCGTATCAGGGACCACTATGCGCGCAAGAAATAGAAGAAGCGGAgataagaataatgaaaatcGTTCAGGCCTTTCGTTTCGCATCCGAGTTGAAAAAACTTACCAACAAACAAAcagcaaacaaaaaaattgcctCATTAGATCCATTTATCGATCAACACGGTCTAATTCGCGTCGGGGGACGTCTCAGAAAATCGAATTTGACATTCGCGCAGAAACATCCCATTTTAATTCCAAATAATCACTTCCTGACAGATCTTATTATCAAAGAAACACATGAAAGATATTTTCACTCGGGCATTCAAACAACGTTATATACTATCAGACAGAAATTCTGGCTACTCGACGGTAGAAATCAAGTGCGCAAAATAGTGCGTTCATGTATTCGCTGCTTCCGTTTTAATGCCAATGCAATTAGATACAAAATGGGCGATTTACCAAAATCTCGCGTAACCGAAGCGATTCCATTTGCCAATACAGGGGTCGACTTCTGCGGCCCATTCTacattaaagagaaaaaatacagaaatcGGAATCGTATCAAGACATACGTTTGTGTATTTGTGTGTATGGTCGTCAAGGCGGTGCATCTTGAAGTGGTCAGCGACTTGACCACAGAAGGATTTCTAGCCGCGTTGAGACGATTCGTATCTAGGCGAGGTATTCCAACACACATCTTCTCTGATAATGGAACCAACTTCATCGGTGCGAGCAATCATTTAAGAGAATTATACATCCTTTTTAACTCCGACGAGCATAAAGATCGGGTTAATCGATTCGCAATCGATCACAGAATAACGTGGCACTTCATACCTCCCATCGCTCCACATTTCGGCGGCTTATGGGAGTCAACAGTAAAGCTATTTAAACACCACTATAAACGCGTTGTCGGTGACCTTTTATTCACTTTCGaagaattaaatacatttacaacAGAAATCGAAGGAATCCTAAATTCAAGACCTATCTCCAATCTCTCATCTGATCCAAATGATCCTATAATTTTATCACCCGCACATTGTATGATTGGTAAACCAATTATGAACATGCCTGAACATGATTACTCGTCTGTCCCAGCTGCACGCCTATCCACCTGGCAACACCTGTCAAAGGTACGTCAGGACTTCTGGACCCGATGGAGCCAAGAATATCTCAGTGAACTACAAATGCGACATAAATGGAACAAAGAGGAAAAGAATATCGAAGTCGGAACGATCGTTCTTCTCAAGGAGAAAAACCTGCCATGTTCGCAATGGGCCATGGGCAGGATCACAGAAATACATCCTGGCGAAGACGGAGTGGTGCGAGCCGCCACCATTAAAACGAGCGCTGGAATCCTGAAACGGACAACGAAATGTTTGTGTCCGCTTCCACTCGAACAATAG